The DNA window ttttggaaAACTGTTACactgctaaaaaaaattaatatacaatGCGATGAATGATTGtattaataaaacattttaattacaGTAAATGATTTATTAAATCACATTACTATACGGGTTTCTCCATAAAAAGGTTAGAGTTAGATTATGCcagttttttggaaaatattactatatatttttcacGCCGTTACATCCCTTCTCTGCTATGAGAAGTCGTGAAAATATCTCAAAAGCGACTCGTGCCCGGCCTTCACCAGTGTCATGCGCCTACCCGTCTCCTCCGCTCTACAATGGTAACCTCGACACTtgcattcatataaaaaaaaaaaaaaaggtgcaggggaattaattaataatattatattatttattttttagaattattttaaataaaaaaaaaacaaggagtagaatataaaattaatgattttgaaaaataaaatttatttttttaattgtatttttttatttttgtaaaataaatctcaaaaaataactaataagatattattattattattttaaaaaaggataaaaattttattatgacTTTTAACCACGTGTTTTCCAATGCAAGATTTTGTAATCGGATAACTaccaaatcattttctttattgttattaGAACCACAGAATCATGGCACCCTTATTAATGTTGTCagcaacaatttgttttttttttagtgaaatgaAGTTTTGTTGCAGCTAGGAAACCATGTAGAAGAGAGAGTTTAGAAATGtaggttaatttatatttttttaaaaaaaataaaattttaaaaaattttaaatatttttttatgttttgatatattgttgtaaaaaaaatttaaaaaaatattattttaatataaaaaatactttaaaaaataaccacaacaacACTTTAAAACGGGTAAGAAGTTTTGATATGTGTGTCAAGAATCTTCTAAGCATGCACGTGTTGGGTAAGACTTCTTGCACGTGTTGGGTAAGACTTCTGGGTTTTGTGTTCCAAAATTGCTGGGAATTTATTAATCTTTTGTTATTTTGGGTTTCATCAGTAACAAATGAAATGAATTCATTTTGCGCCGGAAAAAAGGAAGACATGATTGATAATTGAGCTACAAAttcattctaattaaaattaatttaactttttaaactaaTGGAGCATTTCAGTCAAATTGTGTAATTTTACGTTAAGATATATGGAGGACCACTATAAACGGATtatgtaaagagaaaaaaaaaaaaaaaaaattgcatcattttcttaatagcaattttttttttttgatatgattaatatttatatattgtctAAAACAACTTAGGGCAAGCatgaaattaattgtttttgtattttatcatgtttataattggctctataaattcaataaattatcatgaattgattttaattagtcTTGAactaattctatatttttagcCTCCAATGTAAATAGGGCGTTAAGATACTTCATTATAAgaaacacaagaaaataaaagagaaaaacaaatagaaaatcCATGCTCTTTCTGTCTTTAGCTCCTCCCATTTCTTTAACTCTAGATTCCATTGTTTTAAAGGGAAAATCTGAATAAATCTTTTAGTGTTTATGTCAtaattaaatgtgtttttttttaaaatagtattgtTAAAATCTTGAAAGACATGTTGTAATTGGATCGTTACTTTATGAATGagtaatttagttttaaaaatagggAGTACAATAATCAagaacaattttattttctgttttattttttattcaaaattcttTAGATTTGctcttagttttatttaatgtttggttcgtatttttatattatccgGATAAATGTATAATTGGTGCTTCCTAAGCAATTTTCCCAAAATTTCTTTACTGGATCCAAAAATTAACGAGACAGATGTCTACATAATGAAGCTTCagagatgagaaaaaaatcGTTTTTGCAATGATGCCGTCCCCTGCAATTCAATATAATATGGATGTTatttctgcttcttcttgttttttttttttaaagcgagtttatttttgtaattcaaaaattatttttgaaaaattatttttttctagtatttttagattattttaatatattaattttaaaaaataaaaagatatatatttttaaaaaaaatgctttaaaaaaccaaaacacaaaaaaacccaaaaatactagaaaaccacaaaaacacggaaaattcaaaaggaaaatcCGTAAAAAAACCCGGTTCCACAACAAACCTGCCACCTGTAACTCTCTACACACACACTGAATCATGTATAGTTAACTTAACCATATGAGGCGGTTACTTTCTAACCCAACTGACTGGTCCCCATTTCCCTCGACTTTCCAGTACATAATCACACGCCCTCTCACCTTTCCATATATACATGTCCTAGATCCGTCCACACACTCACTCTATAAATATTTCTCTCTAAAAAGTTACTCCTTGCTATCCTTGTGAACTACTGACACTGCCCGTCCTCCCTTCTATTTCCCTTCATAATTTctcacttttctctctctttctgtcTCTGCAGTCTCATCATCAGGCAGAATTGGGAGCTACTAGCTGCAGCAGCCTGCTGCAGAAAGACATTTATCCTCTCCAGTTTGCCGTTTAACGGTTTCTGTCCTCCTCTTCTCCATTTTGCCGTTTCCCTCTTCTTAATTTACCACTCAATGCCACTCACTTTCCACTACTAGCCCTTTTCAGCAAAATCACCACTCCCTTGTCTTGATTGCTGTATTTCAGTCGAAAATACATATCTAAGAAACCATGATTAGCTGGAATGATCTCTACAACGTTTTGTCCGCTGTGATTCCTCTATATGTTGCCATGATCTTGGCTTATGGGTCTGTTCGGTGGTGGAAAATTTTCAGCCCGGACCAGTGTTCCGGTATCAACCGTTTCGTGGCGATATTCGCAGTGCCACTACTGTCATTCCATTTTATCTCCACCAATGATCCCTATGCTATGAACTTCAAGTTCATTGCGGCCGACAcgcttcaaaaaataataatgctaaTCGCTCTGGGAATTTGGACTAATTTCACAAAAAATGGAAGCTTGGAATGGATGATTACCATCTTTTCTGTCTCGACTCTTCCGAACACCCTTGTCATGGGCATTCCTCTTTTAACCGCCATGTACGGCACCTACTCGGGAAGCCTGATGGTTCAAATTGTGGTGTTGCAGTGTATCATTTGGTACACTCTCCTCTTGTTTCTTTTCGAGTATAGAGGTGCCAAGATGTTGATCATGGAGCAATTTCCTGAAACTGCAGCCTCCATTGTTTCGTTTAAGGTTGATTCTGACGTGGTCTCTTTAGATGGCCGAGATTTTCTGGAAACTGATGCTGAAATCGGTGATGATGGCAAGTTACATGTGACGGTCAGGAAATCTAATGCCTCCAGGCGGTCTCTTGGGCCGGGTTCTTTCTCTGGAATGACTCCTCGGCCATCAAATCTTACCGGAGCTGAGATTTATAGCCTGAGTTCTTCAAGGAATCCTACTCCAAGAGGGTCTAATTTCAACCCTTCAGATTTCTACTCCATGATGGGAGTTCAGGGATTCCCTGGAAGGCATTCAAATCTCGGCCCGGCTGATTTGTACTCAGTACAATCTTCGAGAGGGCCAACTCCAAGGCCGTCTAATTTCGAAGAAAACTGTGCTCCAACGGCTACTTTATCCTCTCCTAGGTTCGGGTTTTATCCAGCACAGACAGTACCCACGTCTTATCCGGCACCAAACCCTGAATTTGCCTCTACTGTCACTACTAAAACAGCAAAAAATCAGCAGCAGCAAAATAGCAAGGCAAACCATGATGCCAAGGAGCTGCACATGTTCGTGTGGAGCTCGAGTGCATCACCAGTTTCTGAAGGAGGTGGGCTCCACGTATTCGGTGGGACTGATTTTGGTGCATCAGAGCAATCTGGACGGTCTGATCAGGGCGCCAAGGAGATCAGGATGTTGGTTGCTGACCATCCGCAAAACGGGGAAACCAAAAGTACATTAACTCACAGCCACATAAGCACAGCTAATTAATTATCCAATTAATCAGTTAGCCATTTTACACGTTTTGATGTTTTAGTCTAacttgtatttgtatttttaagctATTCCACAACAAGATGGAGATTTTGCTGGCGAGGACTTCAGTTTTGCGGGCAGAGGAGAAGGAGATGACGTCGACCAAAGGGAAAAAGAGGGGCCCACTGGACTTAACAAACTAGGGTCCAGCTCAACAGCCGAGTTGCAACCAAAAGCAGCCGAAGCTCCAGATTCCGGTGGCAGTCGGAAGATGCCTCCGGCAAGCGTTATGACCCGTTTGATATTGATCATGGTTTGGCGCAAACTTATTCGAAACCCCAACACATACTCCAGTCTCATTGGTCTCACTTGGTCTCTAGTCGCTTTCCGGTTAGTTTATcgattttttatatctatagtTATTTCTTCCTTGGTTTAATTTGAAATGTCACCAATCTTACTTTATAGTATACAAATACTATGATTGATATATTTGGTGTTTTACTAaatgattgttttaaaaaaaaataaaattgcaggTGGCATGTGGAAAtgcctaaaataataaaacagtcAATCTCCATACTGTCTGATGCTGGACTCGGAATGGCTATGTTCAGCTTAGGTGAGTGGTCAGAATTATTGTGATTTTCAGATAACgtaatcattttttctttaacctttCACTGTCTCCTCGGCCACACAAGTGCTCAAACAATACATTCAGTCGATATGGAATTAAGGGACCATTCAAAAGGACACATACTCGTATATTTACACAGTACCATGCAGTAACATACCATATCATATACTTGTTCCTATATACGTAGAGTGTTTTTTGGCTCGGGTCTTTGTAGAGGCCATAGAGTGGATGTGGCACATTTGTTACCACAATAGGGTTTAAAGGTACTTTGGCTCGGTAGGGCATCGTGGTACAAGGACAGGTTTTATATTCGTCTAAGTTAAGGGTATGGGTGCTACAACTCACAGTTGAATGGATGGGTTGTGAGTTGTGACCATATCACAAGAAATCAAAGGGTTTTTGTCCTTGGACTCTAAATAGATTGACCATCCGACACATGGGGCCAGCTTAGCTTGCGGTCCAGGGACGGTGGGTGTAGGTTGTGAATAGTGATAGATCGATGCCCGTTCCAGCTCTCCTATTAGTGAAGTGAAGGTAGTTGAGTTCATGAGAGATTAAAGATTTTAGCATCTAATTTCTCCGTAGATGTACTGATTTAACTGGTTGTTATTGTGAAAGGTCTTTTTATGGCTTTACAACCGAAGCTGATTGCTTGTGGGAACTCGGTTGCCACATTCGCCATGGCTGTTCGATTCTTGACTGGCCCTGCGGTGATGGCCGCTGCTTCAATTGCTGTCGGCCTCCGCGGTACCCTCCTTCATGTTGCTATTGTTCAGGTAAAACTTACTTTcacaatataaattaattaactgcAATAATGATTACATGTACCTGTAGTTAATATTATAATTGCTTGCCATGATTAAATATTGTGAATTTGGTCGTGAAGTTACACTATTAATTTCTTCTTATTCAATAGGCCGCACTGCCACAAGGAATTGTTCCATTTGTGTTTGCCAAGGAGTACAATGTCCATCCAGCCATTCTTAGCACCGCGTAAGTAAAATTAATATTGCTAGATATACACTAGCATAAGTTATTATACATCTAAATAGTATATATGTGTTAGTgtatcagaaaagaaaagaaaaactaatttttttcttccatatttGTTATACGTACAGGGTTATCTTTGGAATGCTGATAGCATTACCAATTACTCTTGTTTACTACATTTTCCTTGGATTATGATCGATTCTGCTTAGCAGTAGCCAGAAGGggagaaaaatattgaagagAATTTTGATTACTTGCTGGTCGTGTGTCACATCTGGCAGTAGCATTGATTACTGCGCCAAAATATATGTTCTTATAACAAGAGGATCGTTACCAGGCAGAGAAGATTGTAGTCTGAAGAATTTGCCAAAGTTTCCAAGATTCTTGgagctgaaaatatttttaacttagtGGAAGCCCTGATTTAAGGATCATGCAATCATTAGGAGCCAAAGTTCGTTCATTTTCCTAAGGTTTGGTCAGATGAACAAGGAAAAGGGGGGGGAGACATCAAAGAGGAAAATAAGGGATAGGGATATGGCAACCACTGATATTTTAATTCTCTTCATTCCCGCTATGGATCGAGGTCTGTAAGTACAAAAAGATCATAATGAACAGTGAATTAACCTGTGAAGATATGAGGAAGAGGAGAAAAGGGTTTTCTTTCtactatttttttactatttagtgttccttttttttcttcttagtgtTTGCTTTGATTGTCCGTATATCCAGCAATTATTAATTTGCGTTTGTCACCTTTCATTTGGGTTTGTAATTTATCTAGGATTATCAATTATTATGATCAAAAGGAAGCATTAACCATTCACCTTGTTAATATACTAATTAAGTTGATGGTGTATTCTCTCATTGAGACAAAGACCTGCTACATGTTACCTGGGTCTCCAAAACCTCCTATCAAGAAAAAGGCATGTAAATATGGTGTAAAAAATGCGAGGGGGGAGGGATCTTTTGAGGGAACTCCTTTCAACCGAGGGGCTTTGTGCCTTTTTATTCCATTGGAGAACCCTCTTAATTAGGGGTCCTGATTTGAGAAGCTGAGCTTGCGGTATTGGAAAATATATAGAgataagaaagaagaaagaaagctgGGGTCAAAAGCAGTTAACCTTACTTTTGCTTTTAGCTTTTGATGCGCCATCAATCCTACCCTACCTTTTATAGCCAAGCGTAAGATTACTTTAATAGGGTGGTGGGTTGGTGACAATGTCCAAGTTTcctgactttttttaaaaaaaaaaattgacacttACTGAAATATTTTAGGAAAATGAcacattggaaaaataatatagttttacaTAATCACTATTtagatttatgattttaaataaaattattattttgaattgagtTATTTAAAATTCCATAAGCTTTAATTTTCATggctgctattttttttttaaaaaaaactaacaaataaatGGAAGTCAAGCTATTAACGAAGCTAACTCATCCACTCCTCATTGCAGAAGATATAGATAAGCTTGGGTGTGTTATtatattgtgttattttttttaaattattattactattatttttgtaatattattttggctaattattatgttaattttaatattgtcaTTATCATATATCTTTAAActttacaaattaaaacaacatttaaaaattgCACACATTAATTTGAGGTTATACTTAATGAACAAAATGATGTTAAAACATCACTCTAAATTATGGGTTTGAGGTTTGGTATTTTAGTGACTGGTTTTGGGTTAGATTGAGATTAAGGTTGTTTAAGGTTTGATTAAGGGTAAATTTGGGGTTAGGTCTAGGTTATGATAAACAACATGTGTTGTTCTTATTAGTTGTTGTTAAATACATTCATGATTTCTATTAATGGTTCATTAATTTAACTATATATGATTTTCATTAGCAGTTAATATGAAGGTGTGTTATtttcaaatactttttaattttatgttatatccTCACAACTTTTACCAAACTGTGTTAGTTTGGTAAAAAACGACAATAACTTTCCTATTATGAAAGTGATGGCACGTGATAAATCACATTACTTTGCACATTGCTAGTTACTAATTACTGGTTACTAATTAATAAACCAATAGTGATCGTGTTTATTGTTTCATTATTGTGCAGTCATGGCATTATTGtagttttattgatatttaaaaattattcttatttaaaataaactaaaggtCGTGCATGTGTTTTATTGTTCAATTACTATTCATTAATTTGGTAgcatattattgtaattttttttttatgttttggtaaAGATTGAGTACATGTAAACTCTATTCTGATCCTGTGCTTCATCTTCACTGCATTTCTATgttgtttaaagtatttttgtttttagaaatattttaatttatagctaATTTTTCTATCATGCAAGCATGCAAACTCAAATAGATACATATAGCGGTAAAGCGTGGACACTATTTTGCTGCAATCTATTCTTCAAATGGTTAActattttgatgaatttctaatttgaaaacacggaataatattttattaatatcaatgaAGGCATAAatacaatattgtttttatataataaatatagaaaggATAATAGCCATAGTGATTGAATTTATCTATTGGGAATAATTAATCTTGATAACGACAAGAGTTTAAAACTCTCTTAAAATCCAAAACTTGAATTGCATTAGTAGTAACTTATAGCGTCGACGTATGCTCACGGATGAGTTGaaattattacaaaataataaaagaaccaAACCACGTCGACTTATTATTGAGAGATCCCTCCTCCTCGACGACAATCATcaagttttttcaaacaaacatgGTACTATTACtagccaaaataaaataaaccccaACATGCAGAGACCCAGCAAAAGAAACTGCCCGTTAATTTATGGAAACAAAGATtcaaatctagaaaaaatagaaatggaaaacgtgaaagaaaaaaaaaatgaagaatagggtagagagagagaaaagaagaagaaagacggTGACTTTAGGGCTGGCCCGCGAGCAACGACCCTGGAAAAAGGAGGAGAAAGGAGACGTGAAGTTTTAGTTCTTAGAGAGAGAAGAGCTTCTCTAGAATCTTGAGTATTGAGTACTAAACAGGAGAGATGAATGATTTGAATGAATTAACTATTATGTTGTGTGTGTCGGAATTATGTTTCAGAAATGATTAACTGAACCAGATTAGCCGAtgatgttttcaatttgatGGACCGGAACACATATTTTAGTCCAGTCGAATGCaactaattaaaaatagaatCGAAAACatgataatttatgtttttaaaaattataactacAAAAACTACAGCAATGCTAGGTAGACACCGAAGATTAGGATTTGAATGAGAAACTGAAAACATTGCTTCTCGACGGACTAAATATGTTATATTCCGAAATATTTAAGATGCAAGTTATTGgaattttcatgaaaagaacTTCGGGGTTACGAGAGACCATCCGATCCCACCCCATcattatatttgaatttgtgGTAAAGATTTTAATTTCTCAAGGCAACGCATCTTTAACGCAATTCAACCTATATTTTTATCCCCTTGGGTCCTCGGACGCAATTCTTTGATGGAACAAGGCAGGGAGAGTGTCGACACCCTggaacaaattaatcaattgcGATGCATACGTGTTAGATAATCCTTGATCACTCCATAATAAAGTCCAGTTAATCTAACCAAAGCTTGGCATGTAGCACCGATATTCTCATCAATCAAATAAACCACTTCGGCAAGCAATTGCCATCCCCGAGATTTGTTTT is part of the Populus alba chromosome 10, ASM523922v2, whole genome shotgun sequence genome and encodes:
- the LOC118046379 gene encoding auxin efflux carrier component 4 — encoded protein: MISWNDLYNVLSAVIPLYVAMILAYGSVRWWKIFSPDQCSGINRFVAIFAVPLLSFHFISTNDPYAMNFKFIAADTLQKIIMLIALGIWTNFTKNGSLEWMITIFSVSTLPNTLVMGIPLLTAMYGTYSGSLMVQIVVLQCIIWYTLLLFLFEYRGAKMLIMEQFPETAASIVSFKVDSDVVSLDGRDFLETDAEIGDDGKLHVTVRKSNASRRSLGPGSFSGMTPRPSNLTGAEIYSLSSSRNPTPRGSNFNPSDFYSMMGVQGFPGRHSNLGPADLYSVQSSRGPTPRPSNFEENCAPTATLSSPRFGFYPAQTVPTSYPAPNPEFASTVTTKTAKNQQQQNSKANHDAKELHMFVWSSSASPVSEGGGLHVFGGTDFGASEQSGRSDQGAKEIRMLVADHPQNGETKTIPQQDGDFAGEDFSFAGRGEGDDVDQREKEGPTGLNKLGSSSTAELQPKAAEAPDSGGSRKMPPASVMTRLILIMVWRKLIRNPNTYSSLIGLTWSLVAFRWHVEMPKIIKQSISILSDAGLGMAMFSLGLFMALQPKLIACGNSVATFAMAVRFLTGPAVMAAASIAVGLRGTLLHVAIVQAALPQGIVPFVFAKEYNVHPAILSTAVIFGMLIALPITLVYYIFLGL